The Janthinobacterium tructae genome contains the following window.
TTGGCCAGCGCGGTTGCAATATTGGTCATCGGCGCGATCGCCATGATGGTGATCTGGCCAGGGTGGGCGCGCACGGCGGCGATCAGCGCGTCGACGGCGTGGCCGGCGGCGTCAACGGCAGCGCCCGGTGGCAGGATGTCGCCCGTCGTCGGCATGCCGCTGTCGCCGAGGATGCGCTGCGCCGTTTCGATCACGCCGGCCAGCGGCTGCTCGCAGCCGCGATAAATCGGCACCGTCAAACCGTCATGCGCCTTGATGCGCAAGGCATTGTCGTAGGTGATGTCGACGGGCGCATTGCCCGCCACCACGCTCACGCCCAGCCACTCGATATCGGGATTGCTGCCCAAGAGCAACATCGTCAGCCAGTCGTCGAAACCGGGATCGGTGTCGAGCCAGATCTTTTTCAAGGATTGGGTCATGCTGTGTTCCATTCAGAAATCACGCGCCCAGCCACAGGGCGCTGTCGGACGGCAGCACGAAGGACACGGCCGTGCCTTCGCGCCAGGTGGCGCCACCGGCCGCGCAAATACCCTTGACCTGGCCCAGCGGCGTTTGCAGCAGGTACTCGACGGTGTCGCCGAGGAAGCCGCGTGCCAGCACAGTGCCCGGGTATTGACCCGCTGCGTCGTCGGCCGCGCAGACGCGCACCTTGTCCGGACGCCAGCCCAGCACCGTGGTGCCGGCAGCGACGGGGGAGGTGTAAGGCAGGCTGGCGCCCGCGTGGCGCAGCGCGCCGTCGCGGTAGTCGAACAGGTTTTCAAAACCCATGAAGTTGGCGACGAAACGCGTCGACGGCGTATTGAAGACGGCTTCCGGCGTGGCCAGCTGCTCGATGCGCCCGCCGTTCATGACGACGATGCGGTCGGATAGCGCCAGCGCTTCTTCCTGGTCATGCGTCACGTACAGCATGGTGATGCCCAGTTCGCGCTGGATGCGGCGCAGCTCGGCGCGCATCTGCACGCGCAGCTTGGCGTCCAGGTTCGACAGCGGTTCGTCGAGTAGCAGCAGGGCCGGTTCGACGACGATGGCGCGCGCCAGCGCCACGCGCTGCTGCTGGCCGCCGGACATCTGCGCCGGCAAGCGCGTTTCAAAGCCCGTCAGGCCGACGGCGGCGATCACCGCTTCCACTTTCGTTTTCAGCAGGGCCGGCGCGACCTTGCGCAGGCGCAAACCGAAGGCGATGTTGTCGTATACATTCAGGTGCGGGAACAGCGCGTACGACTGGAAGACCATGCCGATATTGCGCTTGTTCGGCGCCAGCTTGCCGATCTCGCGGCCATCGAGCACGATGCGGCCCGACTGCAGCGGCATCAGGCCGGCGATGGCGCGCATGGTGGTGGTCTTGCCGCAGCCGCTGGGGCCCAGCAGGGAAATCAGTTCGCCCTGCTCGACGTGCAAGTCCAGGTCTTTCACGGACGTCGTGTTCTTGGCGTAGCCGAGGTTCAGCTTGTGCAGTTCCAGATAACTCATCGTGTGTTGCCTCTTACATGTATTTAGAAATGCCCAGCACCTTCTCGGTCACCATCACGAAGGCCATGGTGAACAAGACCAGCAAGGTCGACAGGGCAGCGATCGACGGGTCGAAGCTGTTTTCCATATGCCCCAGCATCTCGATGGGCAAGGTGCTGATGCCCGGTCCCGTCAGGAACAGCGAGACGGGCACCTGGTTGAACGAGGTGACGAAGGCGAGGAAGAAGGCGGCGATCACGGCGTTGCGGATATTCGGCAGCACGATCATGAAGAAGGCGCGCAGGCGCGAGGCGCCCAGCGTTATGGCGGCATCCTCGATATCCACGCGCAGATTGACCAGGCTGGCGTACACCACGCGCACCGAGTACGGAATCAACAGCGCAATGTGACCGATCAAGAGGCCCACATACACGGGCGCGTTGATGGTCAGCACCAGATGGTGCAGCAAGCCCAGGCCGACGAGGATGGCGGGAATGATCAGCGGCGACGTCAGGATCTGTCGGATAACGCCGATGCCCGGTGGCGGCATGCGCGAAAACGCATACGCGACGGGAATGCCCAGCAGCAGCGCGATGACGGTGGCGATCAGGCCGATTTCCAGGCTGGTCTGGAAGGCGCGGCGGAACTCGGGCGCCGCCCACACTTCCAGAATCCAGCGCAGCGAGTACGACTCGGGCGGGAAGGCCAGCGTTTCACCGCCGGAAAAACCGGCCAGCACGACGATGGCGAAAGGCCCCAGCAGGAACAAAAACACCAGCCACAGGACGGCGCGCGAAAACAGGCTTTCTTTCATACGGAGCTCCGGCTCGAGGAAATACGTTTAAGGCCGGCATTCACCAGCAGGGTCATGCAGACGAGGATGACGGCGATCACATTCGCGGCACCGAAATCGCTCTCCACGCTGACCTTCTGGTACAGCAGCGTTTCCAGCATCAGCACCTTGGTGCCGCCCAGGAGGGCCGGCGTCACATAGGCCGTCACGCAGCCCGTAAACACCAGCGTGCCGCCAACGACCAGGCCTTCCTGCGTCAGCGGCAGGGTGACCTTGCAAAACACTTGCCAGGGATTGGCGCCCAGGGTGGCGGCAGCCGGTTCCACGTCGCGCGGCAGGTTTTCCAGCGCACCGGCCAGCGACATCAGCATCAGCGGCAGCAGCAGTTGCAGCAGGCCGACAAACACGGCGAACTCGCTGAACAGCAAACGCAGGGGCTCGTCCGTGAAACCCATGTTGACCAGCGCCGCGTTGAGGGCGCCATTGCGCCCCAGCAAGACGATCCAGGCATAGGTACGCGCAATCGGCGAGACCATCAGCGGCAGAATCATCATGCCCACCACCAGCCCGCGCCACTTCGGCGACACGCGCGCCACGGCTTGCGCGGCAGGGTAGCCGAGGAGGATGGCCGCCAGGGTCACCAGCGCGGCGATGCGCAGGGTGCGCCAGAAGATGGTGCGGTTGAATTCCTGCGAGAAGAAGTCAATGAAACGATCGACGCCCCACTGCATGCCGTCGCCGACGCGGAAGGCGTCGACCAGCAAGGCCAGCACGGGCAGCAGGAAGCAGACGACGATAAAGATCAGCGCCGGCAGGACCAGCAGCAGTCCCAGACGCTTTTTTGGATCAGCAAACATGGTGTTTTCTCCTCGTCACCACTATTTGCTCATGGCCTTGTTCCACTGCGTCATCCAGTTGCTGCGCTGCTTGAGGATGGTTTCAGGTTTGACGAACTTCAGCGAACTGATTTGATCGGCGCCATAGGTATTGAATTGCGCGGCGGCCACCGACAGGCGCACGTCCTTGTTGACGGGCGAGTCGACCAGATTGGTCGCCAGCTGCGTCTGCACTTCCTTGGACAGCCAGAAATCCATCAGCTGGTAGGCCAGGTCCGCATTCTTCGAACCGGCCACGATGCCCATCACGTTCATGCCGGCCGCCTGGCCTTCGGCCGGGATGCTCCACTTCAGGGGCAGGCCCGTCTTGAGCATTTGCGACCAGGTAAAGCGCGCCACGGGCGCGGCCCAGATCTCATCCTGGGCGAACAATGCCGCCAGTTGCGCGCTGTTTTTCGAGAACGTGACGACGTTGCCCTTCATGCCGACGATCTTGGCAAAACCGGTGGCGTAGTCATCCGTCTTGCCGCCCCAGGCCGCATCGGCCATTCGCAGCATCAGCGGGCCCTGCGTGGTGCTCACGTCGGGGAAGGCCACGCGGCCTTTCAGTTCGGGGCGCCACAGGTCCTTCCACGACGTCAGCGGGGCGATCTTGTCGCTGCGGTACACCAGGCCCACCGAGTACAGGGTGTAGCCGACGGCGTAGTTGCCGCCGATGGGGTTTTTCGCCACGTCGTACAGGGCTTTGTAATTGCTCAGTTTGGCGTAATCCATGGGCTGGATGACACCCTTTTGCGCCGCTTCCAGCATGCCGGAATCGGACAGCAGCACCAGGTCGATTACCGGATTCTTGGCGTGCACCACCAGCTTGGCGATGCGGTCCGCGTTATTCCCCGTTTCCACCTTGATATCGCACCCGCATTTGGCCTTGAACGGCTCGTACACATACTTCATGAACAAGGGCTGGGCAATCGGATAGGCCGAAATGACCAGCTCGCGTTTTTCCGCGTGGGCGGCGTTGGCCAGCAAGCCTAGGCTCAACGCCAACATGAGGTGCTTTTTCAAGATGCTTCCTTTCAGGGGACGGCGCTGCGGGACAGCGCCTGTAAAGATGAATCAGACTCAGAAATAATGTCGCATGCCGACGATCAGGACACTTTGCGTCTTGCCTGCCGAGGCGCCAAAGCCGAACACGCGGGCGAACGTCGCATCGCCGGCCGCTTTCTGGTAGCTCCAGGTGATGGCGACATCGGTGCGCTTGGACAGGAAGTAATCGGCCTGGAAGTTGACCTGATGCCATTTCGGCGTCTTGTTGATCACGTCATATTTTCCGGTAGTAAAGAAATACGACGCACCCAGGTTCAGCGCTTCCGTCAGCTTGTGGTTCACGTTCAGATCCACGTTTTGCAGGGTCAGATTGCTTTGGTCCAGGTAGTGGTAGCGCACGTTGGTGTACAGCGCGCCAAACTTGGTCCTGCCCACATTATAAAAGCCTCCCGTGCCGGCGATGGCCTGGCTGTCCACGCCTGCGCCCTTGACGGCGCTCTTGTTGAAGATCAACAGCGAGCTGCCATAGTCGTTGCCGATGGCGCCATTCGGCGCATCGGGGCTGTTCGGGTGGTCCATCCTGGTGTAGGCGACAGCCCAGCTGAAGGCATCGACCTTATAGCCGGCGCCCATGCTGTAGACGCGGTTGCGGTTGGAGTCTGCCGGGTTCTCGCTGAAACCGTACAAACCCGTGAACGACAGGTTGCTGATGTTCGGGCTGACATACTTGACGGCATTTTGCACGCGCAAGTTGTTGTAGCCATTGTCGTTGTCGCCGATGTGCACGCCGTTACTGGCGATGACCACCGGGCCCAGCAGGTCCTTGACGGCTTCATACTGGCGGCCCAGGGTCAGGGTGCCCTTGTCATTGCTCGACAGGCCCACGTACGACTGGCGGCCGAACAAACGGCCGCTCTGCGACGCCGTACCCGTCATCACATTAAAACCGTTTTCCAGCACGAAGACGGCCTTGGTGCCGTCGCCCAGGTCTTCCTGGCCGCGGAAGCCGATGCGGGGATTCTGATTCGTGCCGCTCAGCGCATGCGTGCGGCTGCCGTTACCCTCATCCGACACATGGCCGATACCGGCCGACAGCAAGCCATACACTTGCACGCTGCTTTGCGCCTGCGCCGCGCCCTGCGCCGCCAGCAAGCCACCCACCACCATCGTTCCCGTCATCCATTTGTTCATCGCCGCCACCCTAAAAAGAATACACCCTGAGTTTTTTGGAATTATTGTATTGATGCGTCCCTTGCCTGACGCGCCGCCGCACGTGCCGGCGCCGCATTCCAGGCGCTTCTCCTGAAAATTGTTGCTTTCGAGACAAGTAAAGACCAGTCCAGAATATGGTAAATTGCGGGATAAGAAAATTTGTTTATTTTTATAAATCCATTACTTTTTCTAATAAGCAACGCCCATGCATGAACTGAGCAAGAAGATTTCCTTACGACATTTGCAAGCGTTTGCCACGCTAGCCCGGGTAAACAGCTTCAGCAAGGCTGCACAGGAATTGTGCGTGACCCAGCCGGCCCTCAGCGCCTCGATCAAGCTGCTGGAAAATCAGCTGGGAAAAAAGTTGTTTAACCGCACAACCCACCAGCTGGAACTGACGCGCGAAGGCAAGCTGGCGCTCGATTACGCCACGCATTTATTGAATACGGCGAGCAACACTTTTGCCGATATCCAGCGCGCCATCGGCAGCGGCCGCCACCGCATCCGCATCGGCGCGATCCCGTCGGCCATGGCGATGACGGCCGTGGTGGTGGCGCGCTACAGCGAGCGGCATGGCGATGAAGTGGAAATCGTCCTGTCGGACATGCCCAACGATGGCTTGCTGCATGCGCTGCATTCGGGCCAGCTGGACTTTTGCGTGGGTATCGAGGTGCCCGGTTCCGTCTCGCTGGAAAGCGTGGGCCTGTTCGAAGACGAGCTGGTGCTGGTGACGGCGGGACGCCATGCGCTGGCGCCGCTCAAGGAAGTGCGCTGGGAACAACTGGCGGGGCAGGAAATCGTCGTGTTTACCAAGGGCAGCATCTGGGAATTCGCCTCCAGCGCGCTGCGCCAGCATGGCTTGAGCCCGTCGAGCCTGTACCAGATGATCCACAGCGAATCGCTGTATGGCGTGGTGCGCGCCGGCATCGCCGTCGGCATCATGCCCAGCCTGTACACGACTTTTCTCAACGACGAGGATCTGCACGTGGCGCCGCTGCGCCAGCCCACCTGCAAGCGCAAGATCGCCTTGATGCGGCGCAATGAAATCAGCCGCAACCACCATGTGGACGACTGTTTTTCAGCGTTGCGGCAGGATCTGCAACAGGTCGACCAATGGTTTTAAGTTAAACCAAGGGCTTAGGCGGGTGCCTTCAGCAAATTCGCCAAAGCAACATACTGCTCCAGCCCCACGGTTTCCGGGCGCTTGGTCGGATCGATGCCGGCCGCCTTGATCTGCTCTTCCGTAAACATCCCGGCCAGGCAGTTGCGGATCACCTTGCGGCGCTGCGAGAAGGCCTTCATGACGACCGCTTCCAGGGTCGCCTGGTCGCACGCCAGGCGCTCGGCCACGGGGATCATGCGCACGATGGCCGATTCCACCTTCGGCGGCGGATCAAAGGCCGTCGGCGGCACGATGAACATCAAGGTCATGTCGTAGCGCCATTGCAGCATCACGGACAGGCGGCCAAACGCCTTGCTGCCAGGCTCGGCCACCATGCGTTCGACGACTTCCTTTTGCAGCATGAAATGCTGGTCTTTCACCAGCGGTGCGAAGTCCGCCAGGTGGAACAGCAGTGGACTGGAAATGTTGTACGGCAAGTTGCCCACGATGCGCAACTTCTGGCCGGCCGGCACGGGAATTTGCGCAAAATCGAATTTCAGCGCGTCGCCCGAGTGGATCGTCAGCTTGGCCGGATTGAAGGTCTTCTCCAGGCGCACGATCAGGTCGCGGTCCAGTTCCACCACATGCATGTGCTTCAGGTGGCGCAGCAACTGCTCCGTCATGGCGCCCAGGCCGGGGCCGATCTCGACCATGGCGTCGTCCGGCTGCGGCGCGATGGCGGCCGTGATGTCGTCGAGGACGAAGCGGTCGTGCAGGAAGTTCTGGCCAAAGCGTTTGCGGGCAACGTGTTTCATAATGTGTTTTCTATCAATGCGGTAAAGCCGGCACAGGCCGGCGGGATCGTTGAGCAGGCAGCGTCGGGTTACGCCTTGCGGCTAACCCGACCTACGCTCTGGTCGGAGTGCTGGCGCGCAGCATGTCGAGCGCCGTTTGCAGCGCTTGCTCCATGCTGTGGCAATCGGCCAGCCCCAGCCCTTGCGCGGCCAGGTCCAGCGCCGTGCCATGGTCGACCGAGGTGCGGATCAGCGGCAAGCCCAGCGTGATATTGATGCCGCGCCCGAAAGTCGCGTATTTCAGCACGGGCAAGCCCTGGTCGTGGTACATGGCCAGCACGCAATCGGCGTCGGCCAGGTATTTGTGCTGGAACAGGGTATCGGCCGGGTACGGTCCGCGCGCATCGATGCCGCGCGCTTGCGCCGCGGCAATCGCCGGGGCGATCACATCGATTTCCTCGCGTCCCAGGTAACCGCCCTCGCCCGCATGCGGGTTCAGGCCGGTCACCAGGATACGCGGCGTGGCAATGCCGAATTTCTGTTGCAAGTCCGCCTGAATGATATCGAAGGTGACGGCCAGGCTGTCCAGGGTGATGGCGGCGGACACGTCCTTCAAGGGCAAATGCGTGGTGGCCAGCGCCACGCGCAGGGTCGGTTCGCCATGGCCCGGTTCGCCGGCCAGCATCATCACCACTTGCGGTGTGTTGGTTTTTTCTGCCAGGTATTCCGTGTGACCGCTAAACGCCACGCCGGCGTCGTTGATCGTGCTCTTTTGCAAGGGCGCCGTGACCATGGCGCCAAACCAGCCGGCGGCGACACCTTCCAC
Protein-coding sequences here:
- a CDS encoding ABC transporter ATP-binding protein; amino-acid sequence: MSYLELHKLNLGYAKNTTSVKDLDLHVEQGELISLLGPSGCGKTTTMRAIAGLMPLQSGRIVLDGREIGKLAPNKRNIGMVFQSYALFPHLNVYDNIAFGLRLRKVAPALLKTKVEAVIAAVGLTGFETRLPAQMSGGQQQRVALARAIVVEPALLLLDEPLSNLDAKLRVQMRAELRRIQRELGITMLYVTHDQEEALALSDRIVVMNGGRIEQLATPEAVFNTPSTRFVANFMGFENLFDYRDGALRHAGASLPYTSPVAAGTTVLGWRPDKVRVCAADDAAGQYPGTVLARGFLGDTVEYLLQTPLGQVKGICAAGGATWREGTAVSFVLPSDSALWLGA
- a CDS encoding ABC transporter permease gives rise to the protein MKESLFSRAVLWLVFLFLLGPFAIVVLAGFSGGETLAFPPESYSLRWILEVWAAPEFRRAFQTSLEIGLIATVIALLLGIPVAYAFSRMPPPGIGVIRQILTSPLIIPAILVGLGLLHHLVLTINAPVYVGLLIGHIALLIPYSVRVVYASLVNLRVDIEDAAITLGASRLRAFFMIVLPNIRNAVIAAFFLAFVTSFNQVPVSLFLTGPGISTLPIEMLGHMENSFDPSIAALSTLLVLFTMAFVMVTEKVLGISKYM
- a CDS encoding ABC transporter permease; the protein is MFADPKKRLGLLLVLPALIFIVVCFLLPVLALLVDAFRVGDGMQWGVDRFIDFFSQEFNRTIFWRTLRIAALVTLAAILLGYPAAQAVARVSPKWRGLVVGMMILPLMVSPIARTYAWIVLLGRNGALNAALVNMGFTDEPLRLLFSEFAVFVGLLQLLLPLMLMSLAGALENLPRDVEPAAATLGANPWQVFCKVTLPLTQEGLVVGGTLVFTGCVTAYVTPALLGGTKVLMLETLLYQKVSVESDFGAANVIAVILVCMTLLVNAGLKRISSSRSSV
- a CDS encoding ABC transporter substrate-binding protein, with the translated sequence MKKHLMLALSLGLLANAAHAEKRELVISAYPIAQPLFMKYVYEPFKAKCGCDIKVETGNNADRIAKLVVHAKNPVIDLVLLSDSGMLEAAQKGVIQPMDYAKLSNYKALYDVAKNPIGGNYAVGYTLYSVGLVYRSDKIAPLTSWKDLWRPELKGRVAFPDVSTTQGPLMLRMADAAWGGKTDDYATGFAKIVGMKGNVVTFSKNSAQLAALFAQDEIWAAPVARFTWSQMLKTGLPLKWSIPAEGQAAGMNVMGIVAGSKNADLAYQLMDFWLSKEVQTQLATNLVDSPVNKDVRLSVAAAQFNTYGADQISSLKFVKPETILKQRSNWMTQWNKAMSK
- a CDS encoding porin → MNKWMTGTMVVGGLLAAQGAAQAQSSVQVYGLLSAGIGHVSDEGNGSRTHALSGTNQNPRIGFRGQEDLGDGTKAVFVLENGFNVMTGTASQSGRLFGRQSYVGLSSNDKGTLTLGRQYEAVKDLLGPVVIASNGVHIGDNDNGYNNLRVQNAVKYVSPNISNLSFTGLYGFSENPADSNRNRVYSMGAGYKVDAFSWAVAYTRMDHPNSPDAPNGAIGNDYGSSLLIFNKSAVKGAGVDSQAIAGTGGFYNVGRTKFGALYTNVRYHYLDQSNLTLQNVDLNVNHKLTEALNLGASYFFTTGKYDVINKTPKWHQVNFQADYFLSKRTDVAITWSYQKAAGDATFARVFGFGASAGKTQSVLIVGMRHYF
- a CDS encoding LysR family transcriptional regulator, translating into MHELSKKISLRHLQAFATLARVNSFSKAAQELCVTQPALSASIKLLENQLGKKLFNRTTHQLELTREGKLALDYATHLLNTASNTFADIQRAIGSGRHRIRIGAIPSAMAMTAVVVARYSERHGDEVEIVLSDMPNDGLLHALHSGQLDFCVGIEVPGSVSLESVGLFEDELVLVTAGRHALAPLKEVRWEQLAGQEIVVFTKGSIWEFASSALRQHGLSPSSLYQMIHSESLYGVVRAGIAVGIMPSLYTTFLNDEDLHVAPLRQPTCKRKIALMRRNEISRNHHVDDCFSALRQDLQQVDQWF
- the rsmA gene encoding 16S rRNA (adenine(1518)-N(6)/adenine(1519)-N(6))-dimethyltransferase RsmA, with product MKHVARKRFGQNFLHDRFVLDDITAAIAPQPDDAMVEIGPGLGAMTEQLLRHLKHMHVVELDRDLIVRLEKTFNPAKLTIHSGDALKFDFAQIPVPAGQKLRIVGNLPYNISSPLLFHLADFAPLVKDQHFMLQKEVVERMVAEPGSKAFGRLSVMLQWRYDMTLMFIVPPTAFDPPPKVESAIVRMIPVAERLACDQATLEAVVMKAFSQRRKVIRNCLAGMFTEEQIKAAGIDPTKRPETVGLEQYVALANLLKAPA
- the pdxA gene encoding 4-hydroxythreonine-4-phosphate dehydrogenase PdxA, giving the protein MSNLPVSRRPAIAITCGEPAGVGPEISIRAAWAMRNEVNCILLGDAAFLALTASLIDPEIRLAALSLQAVRNNGLPHFGPGRLAVIDIPTVNNVIPGVLDKENGRSVLATLDAAVEGVAAGWFGAMVTAPLQKSTINDAGVAFSGHTEYLAEKTNTPQVVMMLAGEPGHGEPTLRVALATTHLPLKDVSAAITLDSLAVTFDIIQADLQQKFGIATPRILVTGLNPHAGEGGYLGREEIDVIAPAIAAAQARGIDARGPYPADTLFQHKYLADADCVLAMYHDQGLPVLKYATFGRGINITLGLPLIRTSVDHGTALDLAAQGLGLADCHSMEQALQTALDMLRASTPTRA